One genomic region from Amycolatopsis sp. FBCC-B4732 encodes:
- a CDS encoding gamma-glutamylcyclotransferase, whose translation MALMFFNGGAMRGEPLHHLLDGSPFVDTARTAAKYRFYAVGEQCPALYPVSHGGAEVVGEVYDVSLDDLRDKVLPSEPHELELGVVELTDGSSAFAMLLRRPYTSHVALRDITEVGDWRAYCVEKYQSDRQPRRNACQ comes from the coding sequence GTGGCCCTGATGTTCTTCAACGGCGGCGCCATGCGCGGCGAACCGCTGCACCACCTCCTGGACGGCTCACCGTTCGTGGACACCGCGCGGACCGCGGCGAAGTACCGGTTCTACGCCGTCGGCGAGCAGTGCCCGGCGCTGTACCCGGTGTCGCACGGCGGTGCGGAGGTGGTCGGCGAGGTCTACGACGTTTCGCTCGACGACCTGCGCGACAAGGTGCTGCCGTCCGAACCGCACGAGCTGGAGCTCGGCGTGGTGGAGCTGACCGACGGCAGTTCGGCGTTCGCGATGCTGCTGCGGCGGCCGTACACCTCGCACGTCGCCCTGCGGGACATCACCGAGGTAGGCGACTGGCGGGCCTACTGTGTCGAAAAGTACCAATCTGACCGGCAGCCACGGCGGAACGCGTGCCAGTGA
- a CDS encoding NCS2 family permease, whose product MTQTEVTAPVVDGVPEPPQRRSLLDRLFELRARQSTLGREVRGGVTTFVAMAYIVLLNPLILGASADITGARLSAAQVTTATALAAAVMTVLMGLIGNAPLALAAGLGINGIVAFQMAPSMTWAQAFGLVVLEGVCIVLMAVSGVRERIMNAIPRPLKMAITVGIGLYIALVGLVSAGFVTRVPDAAQTTVPVRLGASGHLHGWPIVVFCFGLLLMIVLMARKVPGAVLISIGVSTVLAVVLHEGFGVGGWGLTTPALPAHVVAAPDFGLFGHIDLFGGFASAGALAATVFLFTLVLSGFFDAMGTITSVSDEAGLSKNGKVPRMGRILLVDGAGAIAGGVTGSSPNTVFLESAAGVGEGARTGLASVVTGLLFAGTLLFTPLAGVVPAQAAAPALVVIGGMMVAQCRTIPWNDPDYTIPVFLTAALIPFTYSITNGVGAGLIAFVLIKIGRGKWREAGWLLSVLALVFAVYFAVDGVEALFR is encoded by the coding sequence ATGACCCAGACCGAAGTCACCGCACCAGTGGTCGACGGAGTACCCGAACCACCGCAGCGCCGATCCCTGCTCGACAGGCTGTTCGAGCTGCGGGCCCGGCAGAGCACCCTCGGCCGTGAAGTCCGCGGCGGCGTCACGACGTTCGTCGCGATGGCCTACATCGTGCTGCTCAACCCGCTCATCCTCGGCGCCTCCGCCGACATCACCGGCGCCCGGCTCTCCGCCGCGCAGGTGACCACCGCGACGGCGCTGGCCGCCGCCGTGATGACCGTCCTCATGGGACTCATCGGCAACGCGCCCCTCGCGCTGGCCGCCGGGCTGGGCATCAACGGCATCGTCGCCTTCCAGATGGCGCCGTCGATGACGTGGGCGCAGGCGTTCGGGCTGGTCGTGCTCGAAGGCGTGTGCATCGTGCTGATGGCGGTCAGCGGCGTCCGCGAACGGATCATGAACGCCATTCCCAGGCCGCTCAAGATGGCGATCACCGTCGGGATCGGGCTCTACATCGCCCTGGTCGGGCTGGTCAGCGCCGGGTTCGTGACCCGGGTGCCGGACGCGGCCCAGACCACGGTCCCGGTGCGCCTCGGGGCGAGCGGGCACCTGCACGGCTGGCCGATCGTCGTGTTCTGCTTCGGCCTGCTGCTGATGATCGTGCTGATGGCCCGCAAGGTCCCCGGCGCGGTGCTGATCAGCATCGGGGTGTCCACCGTGCTCGCCGTCGTGCTGCACGAGGGGTTCGGCGTCGGCGGCTGGGGCCTCACCACCCCGGCGCTGCCCGCCCACGTCGTCGCCGCACCGGACTTCGGGCTCTTCGGCCACATCGACCTGTTCGGCGGGTTCGCCTCGGCGGGCGCGCTCGCGGCCACGGTGTTCCTGTTCACGCTGGTGCTGTCCGGGTTCTTCGACGCCATGGGCACGATCACCAGCGTCTCGGACGAGGCCGGGCTGTCGAAGAACGGCAAGGTCCCGCGGATGGGCCGGATCCTGCTGGTCGACGGCGCGGGCGCGATCGCGGGCGGCGTCACCGGCTCGTCGCCGAACACGGTGTTCCTGGAGTCCGCGGCCGGCGTCGGCGAAGGCGCCCGCACCGGGCTGGCGAGCGTCGTCACCGGGCTGCTGTTCGCCGGGACGCTGCTGTTCACCCCGCTCGCCGGCGTGGTGCCGGCGCAGGCCGCGGCGCCCGCGCTGGTGGTCATCGGCGGCATGATGGTCGCGCAGTGCCGCACCATCCCGTGGAACGACCCCGACTACACGATCCCGGTGTTCCTGACCGCGGCCCTGATCCCGTTCACCTACTCGATCACCAACGGCGTCGGCGCCGGCCTGATCGCGTTCGTGCTCATCAAGATCGGCCGTGGCAAGTGGCGCGAGGCCGGCTGGCTGCTTTCCGTGCTGGCGCTGGTGTTCGCGGTGTACTTCGCCGTCGACGGCGTCGAAGCCCTCTTCCGCTAA
- a CDS encoding nucleoside deaminase: MTTSLSVEQEWLDQAIRIAETNVANGGGPFGALIVKDGEIVSTGVNRVTANLDPTAHAEVVAIRAACQALGTFKLDGCVLVSSCEPCPMCLSSALWARVGKVLFAADRDDAAKAGFDDRAFYELFDRPRDTWTVPVTRLSAKDGFAPFAAWLDKADRTDY, from the coding sequence ATGACCACGTCGCTTTCCGTCGAGCAGGAGTGGCTCGACCAGGCCATCCGCATCGCGGAGACCAACGTCGCGAACGGCGGCGGCCCCTTCGGCGCGCTGATCGTGAAAGACGGCGAGATCGTCTCGACCGGCGTCAACCGCGTCACCGCCAACCTCGACCCGACCGCGCACGCCGAGGTGGTCGCGATCCGGGCGGCCTGCCAGGCACTCGGTACCTTCAAGCTCGACGGCTGCGTGCTCGTGTCCAGCTGCGAGCCGTGCCCGATGTGCCTGTCCTCGGCGCTGTGGGCGCGCGTCGGCAAGGTCCTCTTCGCCGCCGACCGCGACGACGCGGCCAAGGCCGGCTTCGACGACCGCGCCTTCTACGAACTCTTCGACCGTCCCCGCGACACCTGGACGGTCCCCGTCACGCGACTGTCCGCAAAGGACGGTTTCGCCCCCTTCGCGGCTTGGCTCGACAAGGCCGACCGCACCGACTACTGA
- the pucD gene encoding xanthine dehydrogenase subunit D, protein MSAPARSPQELHDTIAGGIGESPLRPDGTLKVRGEFAYSSDLWHEDMLWGATLRSPHPHARIVRLDVSRALAQPGVHAVLTHEDVPGENVYGLKYQDTPALAADLVRYQGEPIAILAADHPEIARQALKEIVVEYDVLEPITDPERAAHDDTLPKLHPDGNLVRHQRIVKGDPAATADVVVSGVYEIGMQDQAFLGPESGLAVPAEDGGVDLYLATQWLHVDQRQTAKALGLPLEKVRLTLSGVGGAFGGREDLSMQIHSCMLALRTGRPVKMSYNRLESFFGHVHRHPAKMYYEHGATRDGKLVYVRARMYFDGGAYASKTPVVVGNGTTLSVGPYDVPNAHIEGWGVYTNNPTCGAMRGLGAVQPTYAYESQMDKLASALDLDPAELRIRNALSEGSTVVTGQVVDFPAPVAELVQRVRDLPLPPEPAGERDIRELPGGASNTTHGEGVVRGVGYGVTIKNISYAEGLDDYSTARVRLEVLGGEAVAMVHTAAAEVGQGLVTLQQQIARTELGLTRVSVHPADTSVGDAGSSSASRQTYVTGGAVRNACRAVAEAVYARLGVPAEGMSLVGGKVVAADGEVVADLAELLGDTAIEETREFHHRPTYPLDPETGQGDAHVQYGFSAHRAVVDVDLDLGLVKVVQLDCAQDVGKAMNPDAVVAQIQGGSAQGLGLAVMEEILVKDGKVRNPSFTDYLIPTILDMPPMRVDVLERPDPHAPYGVRGVGEPPTISATPAIANAIRAATGLELPRVPIRPEHITGV, encoded by the coding sequence ATGAGCGCGCCGGCCCGCTCCCCGCAGGAGCTGCACGACACGATCGCCGGTGGCATCGGCGAGAGCCCGCTGCGCCCGGACGGCACGCTCAAGGTCCGCGGCGAGTTCGCCTACTCCTCGGACCTGTGGCACGAGGACATGCTGTGGGGCGCCACGCTGCGCAGCCCGCACCCGCACGCCCGGATCGTCCGCCTCGACGTCTCCCGCGCGCTCGCCCAGCCCGGCGTGCACGCGGTGCTCACGCACGAGGACGTACCGGGGGAGAACGTCTACGGCCTCAAGTACCAGGACACGCCGGCGCTGGCCGCGGACCTGGTGCGCTACCAGGGCGAGCCGATCGCGATCCTGGCCGCCGACCACCCGGAGATCGCGCGGCAGGCGCTCAAGGAGATCGTCGTCGAGTACGACGTCCTCGAGCCGATCACCGACCCCGAGCGGGCCGCGCACGACGACACCCTGCCGAAGCTGCACCCGGACGGGAACCTGGTCCGCCACCAGCGGATCGTCAAGGGCGACCCGGCCGCGACCGCGGACGTCGTGGTCTCCGGCGTGTACGAAATCGGCATGCAGGACCAGGCGTTCCTCGGCCCGGAGTCCGGGCTCGCCGTGCCGGCCGAGGACGGCGGCGTCGACCTCTACCTGGCCACCCAGTGGCTGCACGTCGACCAGCGCCAGACGGCCAAGGCCCTGGGTCTCCCGCTGGAGAAGGTGCGGCTGACGCTGTCGGGCGTCGGCGGCGCGTTCGGCGGCCGCGAGGACCTGTCCATGCAGATCCACTCGTGCATGCTCGCGCTGCGCACCGGGCGTCCGGTGAAGATGAGCTACAACCGCCTGGAGTCGTTCTTCGGGCACGTCCACCGCCACCCGGCGAAGATGTACTACGAGCACGGCGCCACCCGCGACGGCAAGCTCGTCTACGTCCGGGCGCGGATGTACTTCGACGGCGGCGCGTATGCGTCCAAGACCCCGGTGGTGGTCGGCAACGGCACCACCCTGAGCGTCGGTCCCTACGACGTGCCGAACGCGCACATCGAGGGCTGGGGCGTCTACACCAACAACCCGACCTGCGGCGCGATGCGCGGTCTCGGCGCGGTCCAGCCGACCTACGCCTACGAGTCCCAGATGGACAAACTGGCGTCCGCTTTGGACCTGGACCCGGCGGAACTGCGGATCCGCAACGCGCTGAGCGAAGGGTCCACTGTGGTCACCGGTCAGGTGGTGGACTTCCCGGCGCCGGTCGCCGAGCTGGTCCAGCGGGTGCGGGACCTGCCGCTGCCGCCCGAGCCGGCCGGCGAACGCGACATCCGCGAGCTGCCCGGCGGCGCGTCCAACACCACGCACGGCGAAGGCGTCGTCCGCGGGGTCGGCTACGGCGTCACGATCAAGAACATCTCCTACGCCGAGGGGCTCGACGACTACTCGACCGCCCGCGTCCGCCTGGAGGTGCTCGGCGGCGAAGCGGTCGCGATGGTGCACACCGCCGCGGCCGAGGTCGGCCAGGGACTCGTCACCCTGCAGCAGCAGATCGCGCGCACCGAGCTGGGCCTGACGCGGGTCAGCGTGCACCCGGCCGACACGAGCGTCGGTGACGCCGGGTCCAGCTCGGCGTCACGCCAGACCTACGTCACCGGCGGCGCGGTCCGCAACGCCTGCCGCGCGGTCGCCGAAGCGGTGTACGCCCGGCTCGGGGTGCCCGCCGAAGGGATGTCCCTGGTGGGCGGGAAGGTCGTCGCGGCCGACGGCGAAGTCGTCGCGGACCTGGCCGAACTGCTCGGCGACACCGCGATCGAGGAGACCCGCGAGTTCCACCACCGCCCGACCTACCCGCTGGACCCGGAGACCGGGCAGGGTGACGCGCACGTGCAATACGGCTTCTCGGCCCACCGCGCGGTGGTCGACGTCGACCTCGATCTCGGCCTGGTCAAGGTCGTGCAGCTGGACTGCGCCCAGGACGTCGGCAAGGCGATGAACCCCGACGCCGTCGTCGCCCAGATCCAGGGCGGCTCGGCCCAGGGCCTCGGCCTCGCCGTGATGGAGGAGATCCTGGTCAAGGACGGGAAGGTGCGGAACCCGTCGTTCACCGACTACCTCATTCCCACGATCCTCGACATGCCGCCGATGCGCGTCGACGTCCTCGAACGCCCCGACCCGCACGCGCCCTACGGCGTCCGCGGCGTCGGCGAACCGCCCACCATCTCGGCGACCCCCGCGATCGCCAACGCCATCCGCGCGGCCACCGGCCTCGAGCTGCCGCGCGTCCCGATCCGCCCCGAGCACATCACAGGAGTTTGA
- a CDS encoding (2Fe-2S)-binding protein: protein MRVNVTVNGEHRRADNVWEGESLLYVLRERLGLPGSKNACEQGECGSCTVYLDGVPACACLVAAGQAEGRDVVTVEGLAEGDELDPVQESFVERGAVQCGFCTPGLLVAAHDLIERVPDPSDVEIREALAGNLCRCTGYEKILDAVRDAAAKKAVR from the coding sequence GTGCGCGTGAATGTCACCGTCAACGGCGAGCACCGCCGGGCGGACAACGTCTGGGAAGGCGAGAGCCTGCTCTACGTGCTGCGCGAGCGGCTCGGCCTTCCCGGCTCGAAGAACGCCTGTGAACAGGGGGAATGCGGTTCGTGCACGGTCTACCTCGACGGTGTCCCGGCGTGCGCGTGCCTGGTCGCGGCCGGGCAGGCCGAGGGCCGCGACGTCGTCACTGTCGAGGGCCTGGCCGAGGGCGACGAGCTCGACCCGGTGCAGGAGTCGTTCGTCGAGCGCGGCGCGGTCCAGTGCGGGTTCTGCACGCCCGGCCTGCTGGTCGCGGCGCACGACCTGATCGAGCGGGTCCCGGACCCGAGCGACGTCGAGATCCGCGAGGCCCTCGCCGGGAACCTCTGCCGCTGCACGGGTTACGAGAAGATCCTCGACGCCGTCCGCGACGCGGCCGCGAAGAAGGCCGTCCGATGA
- a CDS encoding xanthine dehydrogenase family protein subunit M has translation MEFLRPASLADALAARAANPGAVPIAGGTDVMVEINFDHRRPGALLDLGRVAELHEHGTDGGRIRIGAAVPYTRIIAELGTQLPGLAMAARTVGSPQIRNRGSVGGNLGAASPAGDAHPALLAAGAEVEIASVRGTRVVAAKDFYLGVKRNVLAEDELITAVLLEPATGPQQFSKIGTRNAMVIAVAAFGLALHPAERRVGTGVGSAAPTPRRAVEAEEFLAGELDWDAPKALNDSVKRRFGDLVAGAASPIDDVRGSAAYRRHALGVMARRTLTWAWTEYCEGSAKCA, from the coding sequence GTGGAATTCCTCCGACCCGCCTCGCTGGCCGACGCGCTCGCCGCGCGTGCCGCGAACCCCGGTGCGGTCCCGATCGCCGGCGGCACGGACGTGATGGTCGAGATCAACTTCGACCACCGCCGTCCCGGCGCCCTGCTCGACCTCGGCCGCGTCGCCGAGCTCCACGAGCACGGCACCGACGGCGGCCGGATCCGCATCGGTGCGGCAGTGCCCTACACCCGGATCATCGCCGAACTGGGCACGCAGCTGCCCGGCCTGGCGATGGCCGCGCGGACCGTGGGGTCGCCGCAGATCCGCAACCGCGGTTCCGTGGGCGGCAATCTGGGCGCGGCTTCGCCCGCGGGTGATGCCCACCCGGCGTTGCTGGCGGCCGGCGCCGAGGTCGAAATCGCCTCGGTCCGCGGCACCCGGGTCGTCGCGGCGAAGGACTTCTACCTGGGGGTCAAGCGCAACGTCCTGGCCGAAGACGAGCTGATCACCGCGGTGCTGCTGGAGCCGGCCACCGGGCCCCAGCAGTTCAGCAAGATCGGCACGCGCAACGCGATGGTCATCGCGGTCGCCGCGTTCGGGCTGGCCCTGCACCCGGCCGAACGGCGGGTCGGCACCGGCGTCGGCTCGGCCGCGCCCACTCCGCGCCGGGCCGTCGAAGCCGAGGAGTTCCTGGCCGGCGAGCTGGACTGGGACGCCCCGAAGGCGCTGAACGACTCGGTCAAGCGCCGCTTCGGCGACCTGGTCGCCGGGGCCGCCTCGCCGATCGACGACGTCCGGGGCAGCGCGGCCTACCGGCGCCACGCACTGGGGGTCATGGCGCGGCGGACGCTGACCTGGGCCTGGACCGAATACTGCGAAGGGAGCGCGAAGTGCGCGTGA
- the gcl gene encoding glyoxylate carboligase, producing MPRIPAMQAVVDVLESEGVDTVFGCPGAAILPLYNALQGRAIEHLIVRHEEGATHMADGWARTNGNVGVAIGTSGPAGTNMITGLYTAHADSIPMICITGQAATTKLHQEAFQAVDIVEIAKPVTKWAVQVKEAAQLPWIFREAFRVARSGRPGPVLIDLPIDVQKQDIEWDSSIDSPLPVTAVKPAAARVERALEMLLAAERPIILAGGGVVLGEASEQLRAAAERLDVPVQVTLMGKGSFPENHELFAGMAGIQTSQRWANAAFLESDLVLALGARFGDRHTGELSVYRGERKFIHVDIEPTQLGKVFGPDLGIVSDTREFLDALLAALEKREVSQRRAWVGRIAELKEALPRRDDFDALPIKAPRVFKEINETFGEDTYFVTAIGLYQIWSGQFQQAHKPRHYQVCGQAGPLGWEIPAAIGVKKARPGAEVVGVVGDYSFQFLVEELAVAAQYDVGFVLIMLNNEYLGLIRQAETGYDMNFEVDIHYDANGTDNVKIMEAYGCSGTRVHEPGEIRTSLEWARKEAERTSRPVLVEIMIEREGNAAMGAALDAVREFEPT from the coding sequence ATGCCCAGAATCCCCGCGATGCAGGCGGTCGTCGACGTCCTGGAGAGCGAAGGCGTCGACACCGTCTTCGGCTGCCCCGGCGCCGCGATCCTCCCGCTGTACAACGCCCTGCAAGGACGGGCGATCGAGCACTTGATCGTCCGCCACGAAGAGGGCGCGACGCACATGGCCGACGGCTGGGCGAGGACGAACGGCAACGTCGGCGTCGCCATCGGCACGTCCGGCCCGGCCGGGACCAACATGATCACCGGGCTCTACACCGCGCACGCGGACTCGATCCCGATGATCTGCATCACCGGCCAGGCGGCCACGACGAAGCTGCACCAGGAAGCCTTCCAGGCGGTCGACATCGTCGAGATCGCCAAGCCGGTCACCAAGTGGGCGGTGCAGGTCAAGGAAGCCGCGCAGCTGCCGTGGATCTTCCGCGAGGCATTCCGGGTCGCGCGGTCCGGCCGGCCCGGTCCGGTGCTCATCGACCTGCCGATCGACGTCCAGAAGCAGGACATCGAGTGGGACTCGTCGATCGACTCGCCGCTGCCGGTGACCGCCGTGAAGCCCGCGGCCGCGCGGGTCGAGCGGGCCCTCGAAATGCTCCTGGCCGCCGAACGCCCGATCATCCTGGCCGGTGGCGGCGTCGTCCTCGGCGAGGCGAGCGAGCAGCTGCGCGCCGCGGCCGAGCGCCTGGACGTGCCGGTGCAGGTGACGCTGATGGGCAAGGGCAGCTTCCCCGAGAACCACGAGCTGTTCGCCGGGATGGCGGGCATCCAGACGTCGCAGCGCTGGGCGAACGCGGCCTTCCTGGAGTCGGACCTGGTGCTGGCGCTGGGCGCTCGGTTCGGCGACCGGCACACCGGTGAGCTGTCGGTGTACCGGGGTGAGCGGAAGTTCATCCACGTCGACATCGAGCCGACGCAGCTGGGCAAGGTGTTCGGGCCCGACCTCGGGATCGTTTCGGACACGCGGGAGTTCCTCGACGCGCTGCTGGCGGCGCTGGAGAAGCGGGAAGTCTCGCAGAGGCGTGCGTGGGTCGGCCGGATCGCGGAGCTCAAGGAAGCGCTTCCCCGCCGCGACGACTTCGACGCCCTGCCGATCAAGGCGCCGCGGGTCTTCAAGGAGATCAACGAAACCTTCGGCGAGGACACGTACTTCGTCACCGCGATCGGGCTCTACCAGATCTGGTCGGGCCAGTTCCAGCAGGCGCACAAGCCGCGCCACTACCAGGTGTGCGGCCAGGCCGGCCCGCTCGGCTGGGAGATCCCCGCCGCGATCGGCGTGAAGAAGGCGCGGCCCGGAGCCGAGGTCGTCGGCGTGGTCGGCGACTACTCGTTCCAGTTCCTCGTCGAGGAGCTGGCGGTGGCGGCCCAGTACGACGTCGGGTTCGTGCTGATCATGCTCAACAACGAGTACCTCGGCCTGATCCGCCAGGCCGAGACCGGGTACGACATGAACTTCGAGGTCGACATCCACTACGACGCGAACGGCACGGACAACGTCAAGATCATGGAGGCCTACGGCTGCTCCGGCACCCGCGTGCACGAGCCGGGAGAGATCCGGACGTCGCTGGAGTGGGCGCGCAAGGAGGCCGAGCGCACCAGCCGCCCGGTCCTGGTGGAGATCATGATCGAACGCGAGGGCAACGCCGCCATGGGTGCCGCCCTCGACGCCGTCCGCGAGTTCGAACCCACGTAA
- a CDS encoding NAD(P)-dependent oxidoreductase, which translates to MKLGFIGLGVMGAPMAAHLVAAGHDVAGYDVHAAAGEKLAAAGGRAATGVADAVAGAAVVITMLPNHPQVEEVVLAAGGVLDAAEPGALLIDMSTIRPETSIAVAEAARDRKIRVLDAPVSGGQAGAEQASLSIMVGGSEEDFEAAKPVLDAVGKTVVHVGPHGAGQVVKAANQLVVGGIYGLVAEAIVLLEASGVDAATGLDVLAGGLAGSRILELKRRSMVDRQFAPGFRIDLHHKDMGIALAAARQADVALPLTGLVAQLVAAGRAMGYGSLDHSALLKVAEQLSGRVPAEV; encoded by the coding sequence ATGAAACTGGGATTCATCGGACTGGGCGTGATGGGCGCCCCGATGGCCGCGCACCTGGTCGCGGCCGGGCACGACGTCGCCGGCTACGACGTCCACGCGGCGGCGGGGGAGAAGCTCGCGGCCGCCGGCGGGCGCGCCGCGACCGGTGTCGCCGACGCGGTGGCCGGCGCGGCCGTCGTGATCACGATGCTGCCGAACCACCCGCAGGTCGAGGAGGTCGTGCTGGCCGCCGGTGGCGTCCTCGACGCCGCCGAGCCCGGCGCGCTGCTGATCGACATGAGCACCATCCGGCCCGAGACGTCGATCGCGGTCGCCGAAGCCGCGCGGGACAGGAAGATCCGCGTGCTCGACGCTCCCGTGTCGGGTGGCCAGGCGGGCGCCGAGCAGGCGTCGCTGTCCATCATGGTCGGTGGCTCCGAGGAGGACTTCGAGGCCGCCAAGCCGGTGCTCGACGCCGTCGGCAAGACCGTCGTGCACGTCGGCCCGCACGGCGCCGGCCAGGTCGTCAAGGCCGCGAACCAGCTCGTCGTCGGCGGGATCTACGGGCTCGTCGCCGAAGCGATCGTGCTGCTCGAAGCGTCCGGTGTGGACGCCGCCACCGGCCTCGACGTGCTCGCCGGGGGACTGGCGGGCAGCCGGATCCTCGAGCTCAAGCGCAGGTCCATGGTGGACCGTCAGTTCGCGCCGGGGTTCCGGATCGACCTGCACCACAAGGACATGGGGATCGCGCTGGCCGCCGCCCGGCAGGCCGACGTCGCGCTCCCGCTCACCGGGCTGGTCGCCCAGCTCGTCGCCGCCGGCCGCGCCATGGGGTACGGCTCCCTGGACCACTCGGCCTTGCTGAAGGTCGCCGAACAGTTGTCGGGCCGCGTCCCGGCGGAGGTGTGA
- a CDS encoding hydroxypyruvate isomerase family protein has product MPEHSLPYVVNLSLLFKEVPLLERAAAARAAGFSDVEYWWPFESAVPGRDEVDAFVRSLDGVRLRGLNFYAGDMAAGERGLVSWIGREAEFADSLVVALDIAERTGCRSFNALYGNRLDGEDPVKQDDLALVHLATAAEAAAKIGAQLVLEPLSGADRYPLKTAADAVAVLDDLGRDNVRLLADLYHLAVNGDDLDALPTTHIARIGHVQIADAPGRHQPGTGSLDIEGHLAKLQDAGYDGFVGIEYVPEPDTLASLDWLPITRRGRA; this is encoded by the coding sequence ATGCCCGAGCACTCCCTGCCGTACGTCGTCAACCTGTCGCTGCTGTTCAAGGAAGTTCCCCTCCTCGAGCGCGCGGCGGCCGCGCGGGCGGCGGGCTTCAGCGACGTCGAGTACTGGTGGCCGTTCGAGTCCGCCGTGCCCGGGCGGGACGAGGTGGACGCCTTCGTGCGGAGCCTGGACGGTGTCCGGCTGCGCGGGCTGAACTTCTACGCCGGGGACATGGCCGCGGGGGAGCGGGGCCTGGTGTCCTGGATCGGGCGCGAAGCCGAGTTCGCCGACAGCCTCGTCGTCGCGCTGGACATCGCCGAGCGCACCGGGTGCCGCAGCTTCAACGCGCTCTACGGCAACCGGCTCGACGGCGAAGACCCCGTCAAGCAGGACGACCTGGCGCTGGTGCACCTCGCCACCGCCGCGGAAGCCGCCGCGAAGATCGGTGCGCAGCTGGTCCTCGAACCGCTCTCCGGTGCGGACCGCTACCCGCTCAAGACCGCCGCGGACGCCGTGGCCGTGCTCGACGACCTCGGGCGCGACAACGTGCGGCTGCTGGCCGACCTGTACCACCTGGCAGTCAACGGCGACGACCTGGACGCGCTGCCGACGACGCACATCGCCCGGATCGGGCACGTGCAGATCGCCGACGCGCCCGGGCGCCACCAGCCCGGCACCGGCTCGCTGGACATCGAGGGACACCTCGCGAAGCTGCAGGACGCCGGCTACGACGGGTTCGTCGGGATCGAGTACGTCCCGGAGCCCGACACCCTCGCGTCGCTGGACTGGCTGCCGATCACCCGAAGGGGACGAGCATGA
- a CDS encoding SMI1/KNR4 family protein — protein MTGTRAAVVEKLERAAADPRLRDSFGAGHHRYRLNAVLPEHEVAAFEAAHGIRLPESYRAFLLEVGNGGAGPGYGLLRLADAYAEVSDSFPGHLRAPSPFRPGQWYENEWWDAFWGPDDRPDPVQGTLALVHHGCTGYTHLVVSGPGRGRLVNLDLNGVPAPYVLEDESFLAWYHRWLDELLAGCSVSAFGHKLPGGEAALLTVLTGDPDPRRRAKAAYSVACLPSTGHEAAVAFAAASADPDARVRVAALAAARAAKAAVAPAARAALTDSDPAVRAEAIHVLAALGVPDLAARARALLADPDPGVAWQTMRALTASGELLVTDLAPLLARPDPGTRASAVWHLIDAGGDATVLLESALDDEDAHVRIQAVQTVDRRNERSLLRALRRRKAVERHPTVLLNLDRVTSAWS, from the coding sequence ATGACCGGAACGCGTGCCGCGGTCGTCGAGAAACTCGAGCGGGCGGCCGCCGATCCGCGGCTGCGCGACTCGTTCGGCGCCGGCCACCACCGCTACCGGCTGAACGCGGTTCTGCCCGAGCACGAGGTCGCGGCGTTCGAGGCGGCGCACGGCATCCGCTTGCCCGAGAGCTACCGCGCGTTCCTGCTCGAGGTCGGCAACGGTGGTGCGGGCCCGGGTTACGGGCTGCTCCGGCTCGCCGACGCATACGCGGAGGTGTCCGACTCGTTCCCCGGCCACCTCCGCGCACCGAGCCCGTTCCGGCCGGGCCAGTGGTACGAGAACGAGTGGTGGGACGCCTTCTGGGGGCCGGACGACCGGCCCGACCCGGTCCAGGGCACGCTCGCGCTCGTCCACCACGGCTGCACCGGGTACACGCACCTCGTCGTGTCCGGCCCGGGCCGCGGGCGGCTGGTCAACCTCGACCTCAACGGTGTGCCCGCCCCGTACGTCCTGGAGGACGAGAGCTTCCTCGCGTGGTACCACCGCTGGCTCGACGAGTTGCTGGCCGGGTGCTCCGTGTCGGCGTTCGGCCACAAGCTCCCCGGTGGCGAAGCCGCCCTGCTCACCGTCCTCACCGGGGATCCGGACCCGCGACGGCGAGCCAAGGCCGCGTATTCGGTGGCCTGCTTGCCCTCGACCGGCCACGAGGCGGCCGTGGCGTTCGCCGCCGCATCCGCCGATCCGGATGCCCGGGTGCGCGTGGCGGCACTGGCGGCCGCCCGGGCGGCGAAGGCGGCGGTGGCGCCCGCTGCCCGCGCCGCGCTGACCGACTCCGACCCCGCCGTACGGGCCGAAGCGATCCACGTCCTCGCCGCACTGGGCGTCCCGGATCTCGCTGCCCGGGCCCGGGCGCTCCTCGCCGACCCCGACCCCGGCGTGGCCTGGCAGACGATGCGGGCGTTGACCGCTTCCGGCGAACTCCTCGTCACGGACCTGGCACCCCTGCTCGCCCGGCCCGATCCGGGCACCCGCGCGTCCGCCGTCTGGCACCTCATCGATGCCGGCGGGGACGCGACAGTGCTGCTGGAGTCGGCGCTGGACGACGAGGACGCCCACGTGCGGATCCAGGCCGTGCAGACCGTGGACCGCCGGAACGAACGTTCCCTCCTCCGGGCGTTGCGCCGCCGCAAGGCCGTCGAGCGGCACCCCACCGTGCTCCTCAACCTCGACCGCGTGACTTCGGCGTGGTCCTAA